Genomic segment of Lentimicrobium sp. L6:
CCTATTTCATACTCGTCAAGTAGCTCAAGATACTCTGTTTTAAAATCAACCTTTTTATGATGTTCTTTTTGGTTTAAGATATAGTTTTTGGTGTTATTAATTGCTGATGGACTTACGGAAAAAGCACCATGCCCACCTTGCCATTTGAAGTTTTTATAGTGTTCATGTTTGGTTTTTATCCATCTACTGCTGTGTATCTTTACTTCTTCAAATAGTTTTGCTAATGCCATGTTTTTCGATAAGATGCAAAGGATATGCACATGGTCTGGAACCCCATTTATGATGATTGGGATTGATATGTTGTCTTTTATTATCGAACCCATATACGCATATAGCTCTTCATCTTCTTCAGGTGTGATTTTTATGAAGTTGTTTTTTACATGGAATACCATATGAACAAAAATACAAGAGAGTGATTGCGACATTTTATTGTGTTTTTAGCGAGGTGATAAAGTTAAGAAGATTTTTTTAAGTCGATATTTCATGGGTTTGTGTTATGTTTTTACCTTAAACGATGTTATGTTCTTTTCAAAAGGGGCTTGCCAGATATAACTGATGCTATGTAGCATGTTGATTGGATTAAAGCACTCGGAATTTTTATCAATTAAATTCATCAAAAAATAACACCACAAATCCTCCATAATCGTATCTTTGCAGAGCCCTATTTTTGGGTGAACATTAGAGGATATTGATAACATACTCTAATACATTTAGATTAAATTATGGATTCACAAGTACACAATAAATCAGCACTCCATGTGCAAGCTGGTATTGAGAAACCAGCAACAGTAAATCCTCGTTTTGCCAGAGGAAAAAGAAAGAAACTTACTGAGCAGCCTGCCTCTTGGTTTTTAGAAGGAATCAGGAAAGGTGATAGAAGTATTTTAAGCCGTGCTATTACCTTGATAGAAAGTAATTTGCCAGCGCATCGTAAATTGGCTCAGGAGATTATAGAATTATGTTTGCCTTACTCTGGGAAGTCTTTCCGAATAGGAATTACCGGAGTTCCAGGCGTTGGAAAGTCTACATTTATTGAGGCTTTCGGTATGCATGTTACACAGGATCTGGATAAAAAGTTAGCCGTTTTGGCCATCGACCCCAGTAGTCAAAGAACTAAAGGTTCTATTTTGGGTGATAAAACCAGAATGGAAAAGCTCACCAATGATATTAATGCTTTTATTAGGCCATCCCCATCAGCAGGTTCGCTTGGAGGAGTCGCTCAAAAAACACGCGAGAGTATTATTTTATGTGAAGCCGCTGGATATGAAATTATTTTGGTGGAAACAGTGGGAGTGGGTCAAAGTGAGACAGCCGTTCATGGTATGGTCGACTTTTTTCTATTGCTGATGTTGTCAGGCGCTGGCGATGAGTTACAAGGGATTAAAAGAGGAATCATGGAAATGGCCGATGCCATCCTCATCAATAAGGCAGATGGTGATAATAAAAATAGAGCCGAACTCGCTCGTCGTCAATACGCCAATGCCCTTCATCTTTTCCCACCTACAGAATCGGGTTGGATACCTAAAACTCAGACTTGTTCCGCATATACCGGCGATGGTATTAGCGATGTTTGGACCATCATGGATAGCTATATTAATGAGACCAGAATAAATGGATATTTTGATCATAAGCGTAAAGAGCAAAAAAATTATATCTTGCAGGCTAGTATTGAGAATAACTTAAAACAAAATTTCTATAATAATGAAGAAGTGAAAAAGCTCTTTAAATCTATAGAAGAACGTATTTTAAGTGATGAAATTTCTGCCTATAAAGGAGCAGATAAATTATTGGAAACCTATTTTAAAAACATAGATTTTGGCTAAAGATAAGATTGAACTAAAAAAGGAAGAGAAGAAAATAAAAGCTCAAGAGAAGGCTGAAAAGCAAAAAAGAAGCGAAGCCTTTGAGCGATTAAAACCACTATTGTATTCCTTTGCTTTGTGGGGTGCTTTAATGGGAATAGTCTATATTCCTTTTGTTTACGATTTTATAATGAGTTTTTTAGTTGATTTTGTGGTTGATTCTACTGTAGCTTTAGGCAGCGTTTTGTTTATTCCCATTGAAACTTCCGGTAGTCCTTTAATAACAGTGGCAGGTTATACCATGAAAGTGATTTTTGAATGTACGGCCTATAATTTTTATCTCTTTGCCATAGCGTTAGTGGTTTTCGGAAAATGGTCACTTAAAGATAAGTTTCTGAATCTTATCATCTTTGTGGTCAGTATTTTCTTTTTAAATGCAGCCCGATTCATCATCATGGGCTATGTTGGAAAAGCTTGGCCTCATTTGTTTCACCAAATACATGATTATGTTTGGACCATCGTTTTTGGATTGGTGGTCTTCATTCTTTATATTTGGCGTAACGATAGAAGTATAGAATCATGATCAAGAAGATATCCATATTAATAAGTAGTACCATAGGACTGTATGCGCTTTGGTTATTAGGGTTGGAGAAGATTTATGCTCAAATATTAAAGTTTGGTGCTTCTTTCATCTTATCCCCTTTTTCTAATGTGACTCCTGTCTTAAAGCTCGATCAGGCCCATCCTGACTTTTGCGTGGCTGTGGGGCAAGATGGATATTGTATGGAGTTAGAGTTGTTTGGTTTATCCATCATTGTGATGTTGAGTTGGTATATCATGTTGGTGGCTTTGAATACTTCCAAGAAAATGCTTGTTACAGCCCTTAAACATATTGGAATCTTCTATTTGCTTCAAATTTTAACCATGGCCACATTGGCTTTATACGATTTTGGAACTTTCTTTCAACAAGTCAATAGTGCCATGCGTCAGAGTTTTATCATTATCGCTTTGATATTTATTATTTGGGATAATTACTTGTATGGGGTATTTAGGTTTGGAAAAGAGTAGGGTAACAAAGTCACCTTACTAGGCATCCCAAATGTTCTTGTAAATCCGGCACTTGATTTTTTATTGATAAATGCTTATATTTGATGTGCTTAAAAATTAACACCTCTCAAAATGAAAACGTTTCACACAATAATCAAGCAGATCTTGCTTCTGCAGATTTTGCTATGGGCCCCAGTTTTATCTGCCCAGCTTCCCTCAGTCAATATTTATTCCTTAGAAGGCCGCATGGTTAATGCGAGTAGTCTCAATAATGATAGCATGCCCATGGTTGTGGTATTCTTTAAAACCTATGAACAAAAATGTTGTCAACAGCTGGTTTCTATTTGTGAAAAGAAAGAGCAAGCCTTTTCTGATAAAGGCATCAAAGTGATTGGAATCTGTCTAGATTGCAATGGTGATATGGCTCGAATAAAGCCTTTTGTTTATGGTCATGATCTGCAAATAGATGTGTATGTAGATAAAAATGGTGATTTAAGGCGTGATATGGGAATTAATGCATTTCCCTACACCATTATTTACGATCACAATAAGGAACTGATATGTAAATATGCTGGTTACTGTGCCAATAGTGATGATTTGATTGGTGATAAACTCACGGAATGCCTAAAAAAAATCCATTCAAATAAATGATTCCCAGATTATAGCTGAATTATTTGATTGATTATTGGTAAAAGTCAATTGGATTCAATAGTATTAGTCGAGTAATATGGGATTTCTATTGGATTTTAACCAAAAGGCACTACTGTGGGCTTTTTAATTTATGTGTATTTTGTAAATTGCCCACTCAAATCCAAAATCCTTTTTATGAAAAAAACAATCAAGACTTTGCTAATATTATCCATTACTACCTTATTTACTGCATGTCAGCCTAATGTGGAGATCAATACGAATACATTGGACAAAGTAGATTTGACTTTTGATTCTATTAAAGCCATAGAATATGGGGCCGATGATTATGGAATGAAAAAATATGTGATGGCATTTTTAAAAAGAGGAACAAACCAAAGTCTTTCTAAAGATAGTTCCAATGCTTTACAGATGGCGCATATGCAAAATATAGATTTAATGGCGGAACAAGGAAGATTAGTTTTAGCTGGACCGTTTTTTGGTGATCAAGATTTAAGAGGAATCTATATTTTTAATGTGGAAAGTATAGAGGAAGCCAAAGAACTCACCAATACCGACCCTGCCATTGAGGCTGGAGTATTACAAATGGAATTGATGGAATGGTATGGTTCTGCTGCATTAATGGGTGTTAATGATGTGCACAATTCCTTGACAAAGAAATCTTTTACTGACTAGTTTCAAATAGTCAATGGGTTAAACTTGGCATATTTCTATAAAAGTCCTAATTTAGCAATCAATCTAATTAGCTAATTATGAAAAAAGCATTAATTGTAATTGTGGCTTTAGCTTTGTTGTTTTTTATGGGACCCAAAGTTGAACAACCAAGTGTAGATGGCAAAGTTCCTGAAGAGTTTGAGGAAGTTGATCTTGGATTATTAAATGAACAGATATCTAATTCTGAAAAAAATACTGATTTTATAAAACCTGATAATGAAAGTCGAATCATTTTTGCAGATTCTATTCCTGAAAAAACAGAATTTGTTCTTTTATATATCCATGGTTTTTCGGCTAGTCCCCATGAAGGTTATCCCTTAAATGAAGATTTTGCTCAGCGATATCATATGAATGCTTATTTCCCTCGTCTGCATGAGCATGGACTAGAAACTCCTCATAATTTATTGGATATGACACCAGATAAGCTTATTGAATCTTCAAAAGATGCACTCAAAGTAGCTCGTCAACTGGGTGATAAGGTGATATTAATGAGTACCTCAACTGGAGGGACCTTGTCTCTAATTTTGGCAGCTGATAATCCAGATATTGCGGGAGTTATTCTCTATTCACCGAATATTGAAATGGCGGAGGACATGACTAAAATGCTCACTTTCCCCTGGGGATTACAAATTGGGAAACTGGCTCAAGGTGAAATGATTGAATATCCTGATGATCCTCCTCTTGTTAGTAAATATTGGCAGTCGACTTATAGAGTGGAAGCAGTGGCCTATCTTCAAAGTTTGGTTGAAAATACAATGACTATTCGAACTTTTGAAAAGGTAACACAGCCCATATTTTTGGGATATTATTTTAAAGATGCAGAACATCAAGATGGTACTGTAAAAGTGAGTGCTATGCTCGATATGTATGAGCATTTGGGGACCCCTGAAAATCAGAAAATAAAGTATGCTTTTACAGAAGTAGGAGTACATCCTTTGGCAAGTGATATAAAATCAAAAGATATTGCCTCGGTGAAGCGTGAAACTTTTAAATTTGCAGAAGAGATATTACAGATCAACCCAAATTAAAAAATAAGAATATGAGTATACATATAAACGCCAAACCTGGCGATATTGCTGAATCTATTTTATTACCGGGCGATCCTTTGAGGGCAAAGTTTATTGCTGAGAATTTTTTAGAGGATGCCGTTCTTTATAATGAAGTGAGAGGAATGTTAGGTTATACAGGTTATTATAAAGGTAAACGAGTTTCTGTTCAGGGAACCGGAATGGGTTTACCTTCTATTTCCATTTATCTTAACGAGCTGATGCAGGAATATGGTGTTCAGAAGTTAATGCGTATTGGTACTTGTGGTGCCATTCACCCAGATATCAAACTTAAAGATGTGGTTTTAGGCCAAGCTTCTTCAACCGATAATGGTATGAATACCCATCGTTTTGGGGGAATGCATTTTGCACCAATAGCTGATTTTGGTTTACTCAACCAAGCTTATAATTATGCTAAAAGTAAAGGTATAGATGTGAAAGTGGGTAATATTTTGGCTTCAGATACTTTTTATAATGACGATTATGGAGTAGATCCCTATCAAAAATGGAGAGATTTTGGAGTAATGGTGGTAGAAATGGAATCTGCTGCCCTTTATACTTTAGCAGCAAAGTATGGCAGAAAAGCCTTAACCTTGCTAACGGTGAGTGATAGCTTGGTGACAGGAGAAAAATGTTCAGCTGAAGAACGACAATTGACTTTCACAGAAATGATGGAAATTGCATTAGAAATCGCATAAATAATAAATCGCCATGAATAAAACTGCATTAATTAGTGGAGCTACCGCCGGAATCGGAGAAGCTTGCGCTATAGAATTCGCTAAAAACTGTTATAACCTAATTCTTACGGGAAGAAGGATAGAAAGACTGGACGCCATCAAATCTAAGCTTGAAAAAGAGTATCATATTTCTGTATTAACTCTTAATTTTGACATTCGTGACCAAAAACAAGTGGAAAAAGCAATTGCCAGTATTCCAAATGATTTTAGAGAAATTGATGTGTTAGTAAATAATGCAGGATTAGCAGCGGGTATTAATCCAATTGATAAAGGAGTACTTTCCGATTGGGAGCAAATGATTGATACCAATATTAAAGGATTGCTCTATTTAAGTAAAGAAATTATTCCATTGTTTAAAGCCAGAGGAAAAGGCCATATCATTAACATTGGCTCCATAGCTGGAAAAATGGCTTACCCCAATGGGAATGTATATTGTGCCACCAAATCAGCAGTGAATGCTCTAACTGAAGGCATGAGGATCGATTTGTTACCCTATGGTATAAAGGTTACTCAAGTAGCTCCAGGGGCTGTAGAAACGGAATTTAGCATGGTGAGGTTGAAAACTGATGCTGAAACCGCTAGCAAAGTTTATAGTGGCTATCAACCCTTAGCGGCAGAGGATATAGCTAATGTTGTTTATTATACTGCGAGTTTACCCCCTCATGTGAATATAAATGATGTGCTAGTGATGCCATCAGCACAAGCTAATGCCTATATGTATCACAAAAAATAAAATATTCAATATTATTTCCTTTGAAATGTCTGATAAAGTTCTTACTTTTGAAAAGGAATCATTAAGATGAGCAAAATGGAAAACCAAAGAGAAACCTATGATTGGTCAGATAAAACAGTTTTAATAGCTGAGGATGTTGACGATAATTTTTTATTTTTAAAAACGTTTTTGCGTAAGACAAAAATTAATGTGCTTTGGGCAAAGGATGGCAAGGAGGCTATTGAGTTTTGTCAGAAGGATGATAATATAGATATAGTACTGATGGATATTCGAATGCCATTTATTGATGGCTATGAAGCCACTCGGAAAATTAAAGAATTCAAACCCGACCTGCCAATTATAGCACAAACGGCTTATGCTTTAAATTCAGACTACCAGAAGGTTTTTGATGCGGGTTGCGATGAATATATCACAAAACCCATTTTAGGAAAGATTTTGTTTCAGAAGATGGAGAAGTTTATTAAAAAATAGAGGATAGATATAAAGTAAAAAAAACGCTTCTTGAAGCGTTTTTTTTATGTCTTAAATTTTAATGTAAAATCTTAAATATCAACTCACGCAATATTTCACCACTGCTTAGATTTCCAGTGGCTCCCACACCCTTTGCCTTTAAATCGGCATCTTTTAAATAACCAATGATGGCAAAAAGTTTCATGGGTTGGTAGTTCCTAGCACATTGCTGATAGCGAAAAACTAATCCTGGGTGAATACCTAACCTTGAAGCGACACCTTTTGAGTCACTTTTGTTGGGAAGTTGGAATAAAACAAGCGACTTATAAAAGAAACTATGAAGTACAGGAATAACTCCATGAATGGAATGGTTTTTCTCATCACCTATGAAATACTGTACTATTTTATTACATTGGAGAATATCCTTTTCTGCAATAGCATTCTGCAATGCAAATACATTATACTCTTTACTGATTCCGGTGTTTTCTTCAATCACATCAGGAGTAATCAAATCACCTTTTTTAAGGCTTATGGTCAGTTTTTTGAGTTCATTGGTTATTTTGCTCAAATCATTACCAAGGTATTCTGCCAGTAAAGCACTTTCAGCCGGTTTAATTTTAAATGAATTTTTTTCAATATAACTTTGAATCCAGCTTGGGATTTTGTTCTCCCAAAGCTTTTTGGAATGGTAAGTGACTCCTTGTTTCTTAATGGCTTTGTACACTGTGGTTCTCTTGTCGAAATCCTTATGTTTATATGCTAAAACTAAAATTGTTGAGTCTGAAGGGTTTTTAAAGTAAGCTTCCAGCTCGTTTAATCCTTTTAAGTTTTGAGCTTCTTTCACTATCACTACTTGATGATTCGCTGACATGGGATAGCTTCTTACCAAATTAATCAAAGAGCTCACATTGGTATCTAGTCCATAAACCACTGTTTGATTGAACTCCCGCTCCATGGCATCCAACACATTCTCTTCAATAAAGCTCGTGATGGAATCTATAAAAAAGGCCTCCTCTCCTGATAATAAATACACAGGATAGTAAATCTTGTTTTGTAGATCTCTGAGGATGTCGTCGTATTGGAGTTCTGGCATATCTTTTAAATATCGAATCTAAGGTGTTTCACTGCTGTTCTATTATGTTTGATTTCCATCAAAGCTGCGATACCTATTTCTAAATGTTTCTCTGCGAAGTTTTCTGTTATTAATTTGTCACTTTTCGAGGTTTTAACCCCATCAGCAATCATGGGTTGATCGGAGATGAGTAAAAGAGCTCCCGTTGGTATTTCATTATGGAATCCAACAGTGAAGATGGTTGCAGTTTCCATTTCAATGGCCATGGCCCTAGTTTCTCTCAAATAATCTTTAAACTCGTTGTCATGCTCCCAGACTCTTCTATTGGTGGTATATACTGTGCCTGTCCAGTAGTCGAAACCTCGACTTCTAATGATACTCGAAATAGCTCTTTGTAAGCTAAATGCTGGTAAGGCAGGAACTTCAGGAGGCATATAATCATTACTAGTACCGTCTCCTCTAATAGCGGCAATAGGTAAAATGAAATCCCCTAATTTATTTTTCTTCTTTAGGCCCCCACATTTACCTAAAAACAAACAAGCTTTAGGTTCCACTGCACTAATTAAATCCATAATGGTAGCTGCATTTGGACTTCCCATACTAAAGTTAATGATGGTGATGTCCTCAGCGGTGGCCGAGGGCATGGCTAAATCTCTACTTGTAGGCTCAACTCCGTGTCTTTCAGCAAATAAATCTACATAATTTTGAAAATTAGTGAGCAGGATATACTTACCAAAGTCTTTCAGCTGTATTCCGGTATATCTTACCAACCAGTTACTGACAATTTGTTTTTTGGTTTTCATAGATGAAATTTCGCACAAATATAGGTAATTCTAGCTATTCTAGACTCCTCTTTTTAGCATATATTATTAACATTAGATTCAATTTTTTCAATTTAGAAACGCTATATTTTCTACTTTTACCAAAATTATAGTCATGAGTTTAAATCGCTTTAACCTTCCATCTAAAAAACTAAGACTTCGTCAGAACGAAGGAAAAGTGGAAGTGTTTGACGTACTTAGAAAAAAGTGGTTGATACTGACTCCTGAGGAAGAGGTTAGACAACTTTTTGTTCATTATATGATGGAAGAAAAGAAATATCCAGCTGGATTATTGGCTCTAGAATATAGTTTGAAAGTAAATTCCTTAAAACGACGTGCCGATGTGGTTGCTTTTAATCACTTTGGTCATCCATTGTTATTGGTAGAATGCAAGGCCCCATCAGTAAAAATAGATCAAAAGGTTTTTGATCAAATTGCACGGTATAATCTAAGTATGAAGGTGGACTACCTTATTGTTACTAATGGCTTAGAGCATTTCTGTTGCCAACTCGATTTTCAAAATCAGAAGTATTATTTTCTCCAGGATATTCCTTCTTATGACGAGATTGTTTAAATTCTGTTTACCAATGAGTGCTCTTAGTTTTCTATGACGGATATCAATGCGATAAAGTTCACTAATGTTAGAAATTTGCAAACATTTTATTCCGTTTTTTCCTTCGGAATATTCTACTTATTTTTGAAGTTTAAATTGAGATAAATGCTTTTTGCTGCTATAGATATAGGTTCCAATGCTGCCCGATTATTGTTTGCCAATGCTTACGATAAAGATGGAATAGTGAAATTAGATAAAGCTTCTCTTATCCGCATTCCAACACGATTAGGAGAGGATGTTTATAATGATGGTATTATTAGTAAAGAAAAGGCTAAATCTTTTATTAAAACAATGAAAGCTTTTAAGTTATTGATAGATGTATACCAGCCTATCGGATATATTGCTTGCGCCACAGCGGCCATGAGAGAATCTAAAAATAGTGAAGAGATTTTATCAAAGATTAAAAAAGAAACAGGTCTGAAAATCCAAATTATTGAAGGAAGACAAGAAGCAGAAATTTTAAGAAATACAAACCGAATCATTTTTCCAACACCTAAGCATTATGCTTTGTTTATGGATGTTGGAGGCGGAAGTGTAGAGTTGAGTATTGAAAGAGAAGGTAAGCTGTTGAAACAAAAATCTTTTAAGGTTGGAACATTGAGAATGCTCAACAACAAGGTGAAGAACAAAGTTTGGAGTGATATGAAAATGTGGTTGGAGGAGTACGATTCAAAATTCCATGATTTTCATATCGTAGGAACTGGTGGCAATATTAACCGGCTTTGTAAGTTGTATGGAAATAACGACAGACAAGAGTTGAATATTGGGAATTTAGAATTTGGTTATCAGCAGCTCAAAAATATGAGCATTGAAGACAGAATCTCTCATTATGGCTTTCGTCCTGATAGAGCCGATGTGATTGTACCTGCGGCATATATCTATCGATTTGTGATGAATACAGTTAAAGCCTCTTCTATTTTTGTACCTCGCAAAGGATTGGCTGATGGATTGATTCTGAAACAATATAAAGAGTATAAACGATTGTAAATAAAAAGTATATAAAATGTCAGAAGTTAAAAATTATATTCAAGAGAATAAGGAAAGGTTTCTTGAAGAACTATTTGGATTAATTAGAATTCCATCTATCAGTTCCATAGCAGAAAACAAGCCAGAAATGTATAGAGCAGCTGAATATTGGAAAAAACTGCTTTTAGAAGCTGGTGTTGATAAAGCAGGAATCTTTGAGACAGATGGTAATCCTGTAACTTATGGAGAAAAGATTGTAGATCCTGCATTGCCTACAGTTATGGTTTATGGTCATATGGATGTCATGCCAGTTGATCCTCTAGAATTATGGGATTCTCCTCCTTTTGAGCCAGAAGTAAGAGATGGTCGAATCTGGGCTCGTGGAGCTAATGATGATAAAGGACAAGGATTCATGCATGCCAAAGCGTTTGAATATGTTCTAAAAAATGATCTTTTAAAAGTGAATGTAAAATTCATGATTGAAGGAGAAGAAGAAATAGGTTCTCCAAATTTACCAAAATGGTGTGAAGCGCATAAAGACATGTTGAAAGCCGACGTGATTTTGGTTTCTGATACCAGCATGATTAATCCACAAACCCCAACTATTACAACTGGTTTGCGTGGCTTAGCATATTGGGAAGTGGAGGTTACTGGACCAAATCAAGATCTACACTCAGGATTATTTGGTGGTGCTGTGGCTAATCCAATCAATGTATTGGCTAAAATGATTACTCATTTACAAGATGAAAATGGTAAAGTAACTGTTCCAGGTTTCTATGATGATGTAGAAGAGGTTTCTGCTGAAGAACGTGAATTATTAGGAAGAGCGCCATTTAATGCTGAAGAATACAAGAAAGCATTGGATGTT
This window contains:
- a CDS encoding SDR family NAD(P)-dependent oxidoreductase; its protein translation is MNKTALISGATAGIGEACAIEFAKNCYNLILTGRRIERLDAIKSKLEKEYHISVLTLNFDIRDQKQVEKAIASIPNDFREIDVLVNNAGLAAGINPIDKGVLSDWEQMIDTNIKGLLYLSKEIIPLFKARGKGHIINIGSIAGKMAYPNGNVYCATKSAVNALTEGMRIDLLPYGIKVTQVAPGAVETEFSMVRLKTDAETASKVYSGYQPLAAEDIANVVYYTASLPPHVNINDVLVMPSAQANAYMYHKK
- a CDS encoding transposase, translating into MSQSLSCIFVHMVFHVKNNFIKITPEEDEELYAYMGSIIKDNISIPIIINGVPDHVHILCILSKNMALAKLFEEVKIHSSRWIKTKHEHYKNFKWQGGHGAFSVSPSAINNTKNYILNQKEHHKKVDFKTEYLELLDEYEIGYDEQFLWED
- the holA gene encoding DNA polymerase III subunit delta — translated: MPELQYDDILRDLQNKIYYPVYLLSGEEAFFIDSITSFIEENVLDAMEREFNQTVVYGLDTNVSSLINLVRSYPMSANHQVVIVKEAQNLKGLNELEAYFKNPSDSTILVLAYKHKDFDKRTTVYKAIKKQGVTYHSKKLWENKIPSWIQSYIEKNSFKIKPAESALLAEYLGNDLSKITNELKKLTISLKKGDLITPDVIEENTGISKEYNVFALQNAIAEKDILQCNKIVQYFIGDEKNHSIHGVIPVLHSFFYKSLVLFQLPNKSDSKGVASRLGIHPGLVFRYQQCARNYQPMKLFAIIGYLKDADLKAKGVGATGNLSSGEILRELIFKILH
- a CDS encoding YciI family protein produces the protein MKKTIKTLLILSITTLFTACQPNVEINTNTLDKVDLTFDSIKAIEYGADDYGMKKYVMAFLKRGTNQSLSKDSSNALQMAHMQNIDLMAEQGRLVLAGPFFGDQDLRGIYIFNVESIEEAKELTNTDPAIEAGVLQMELMEWYGSAALMGVNDVHNSLTKKSFTD
- a CDS encoding type I restriction enzyme HsdR N-terminal domain-containing protein; translated protein: MSLNRFNLPSKKLRLRQNEGKVEVFDVLRKKWLILTPEEEVRQLFVHYMMEEKKYPAGLLALEYSLKVNSLKRRADVVAFNHFGHPLLLVECKAPSVKIDQKVFDQIARYNLSMKVDYLIVTNGLEHFCCQLDFQNQKYYFLQDIPSYDEIV
- a CDS encoding exosortase/archaeosortase family protein produces the protein MAKDKIELKKEEKKIKAQEKAEKQKRSEAFERLKPLLYSFALWGALMGIVYIPFVYDFIMSFLVDFVVDSTVALGSVLFIPIETSGSPLITVAGYTMKVIFECTAYNFYLFAIALVVFGKWSLKDKFLNLIIFVVSIFFLNAARFIIMGYVGKAWPHLFHQIHDYVWTIVFGLVVFILYIWRNDRSIES
- a CDS encoding dipeptidase, which codes for MSEVKNYIQENKERFLEELFGLIRIPSISSIAENKPEMYRAAEYWKKLLLEAGVDKAGIFETDGNPVTYGEKIVDPALPTVMVYGHMDVMPVDPLELWDSPPFEPEVRDGRIWARGANDDKGQGFMHAKAFEYVLKNDLLKVNVKFMIEGEEEIGSPNLPKWCEAHKDMLKADVILVSDTSMINPQTPTITTGLRGLAYWEVEVTGPNQDLHSGLFGGAVANPINVLAKMITHLQDENGKVTVPGFYDDVEEVSAEERELLGRAPFNAEEYKKALDVDELAGEDGFTTLERTGIRPSFDVCGIWGGYTGEGAKTVLPSKAHAKISTRLVPNQDHQKISKLFGAYFESIAPKSVKVKVNYLHGGYGYVCPIDFVAYQAAEKALIDVFGQRPVPVRSGGSIPIISDFEKILGIKSVLMGFGLESDAIHSPNENYALEQFYNGIESIIGFYKHYAEMTK
- the meaB gene encoding methylmalonyl Co-A mutase-associated GTPase MeaB, which translates into the protein MDSQVHNKSALHVQAGIEKPATVNPRFARGKRKKLTEQPASWFLEGIRKGDRSILSRAITLIESNLPAHRKLAQEIIELCLPYSGKSFRIGITGVPGVGKSTFIEAFGMHVTQDLDKKLAVLAIDPSSQRTKGSILGDKTRMEKLTNDINAFIRPSPSAGSLGGVAQKTRESIILCEAAGYEIILVETVGVGQSETAVHGMVDFFLLLMLSGAGDELQGIKRGIMEMADAILINKADGDNKNRAELARRQYANALHLFPPTESGWIPKTQTCSAYTGDGISDVWTIMDSYINETRINGYFDHKRKEQKNYILQASIENNLKQNFYNNEEVKKLFKSIEERILSDEISAYKGADKLLETYFKNIDFG
- a CDS encoding exopolyphosphatase, which gives rise to MLFAAIDIGSNAARLLFANAYDKDGIVKLDKASLIRIPTRLGEDVYNDGIISKEKAKSFIKTMKAFKLLIDVYQPIGYIACATAAMRESKNSEEILSKIKKETGLKIQIIEGRQEAEILRNTNRIIFPTPKHYALFMDVGGGSVELSIEREGKLLKQKSFKVGTLRMLNNKVKNKVWSDMKMWLEEYDSKFHDFHIVGTGGNINRLCKLYGNNDRQELNIGNLEFGYQQLKNMSIEDRISHYGFRPDRADVIVPAAYIYRFVMNTVKASSIFVPRKGLADGLILKQYKEYKRL
- a CDS encoding carboxylesterase, with amino-acid sequence MKKALIVIVALALLFFMGPKVEQPSVDGKVPEEFEEVDLGLLNEQISNSEKNTDFIKPDNESRIIFADSIPEKTEFVLLYIHGFSASPHEGYPLNEDFAQRYHMNAYFPRLHEHGLETPHNLLDMTPDKLIESSKDALKVARQLGDKVILMSTSTGGTLSLILAADNPDIAGVILYSPNIEMAEDMTKMLTFPWGLQIGKLAQGEMIEYPDDPPLVSKYWQSTYRVEAVAYLQSLVENTMTIRTFEKVTQPIFLGYYFKDAEHQDGTVKVSAMLDMYEHLGTPENQKIKYAFTEVGVHPLASDIKSKDIASVKRETFKFAEEILQINPN
- a CDS encoding redoxin domain-containing protein, with amino-acid sequence MKTFHTIIKQILLLQILLWAPVLSAQLPSVNIYSLEGRMVNASSLNNDSMPMVVVFFKTYEQKCCQQLVSICEKKEQAFSDKGIKVIGICLDCNGDMARIKPFVYGHDLQIDVYVDKNGDLRRDMGINAFPYTIIYDHNKELICKYAGYCANSDDLIGDKLTECLKKIHSNK
- the deoD gene encoding purine-nucleoside phosphorylase; the protein is MSIHINAKPGDIAESILLPGDPLRAKFIAENFLEDAVLYNEVRGMLGYTGYYKGKRVSVQGTGMGLPSISIYLNELMQEYGVQKLMRIGTCGAIHPDIKLKDVVLGQASSTDNGMNTHRFGGMHFAPIADFGLLNQAYNYAKSKGIDVKVGNILASDTFYNDDYGVDPYQKWRDFGVMVVEMESAALYTLAAKYGRKALTLLTVSDSLVTGEKCSAEERQLTFTEMMEIALEIA
- a CDS encoding AMP nucleosidase: MKTKKQIVSNWLVRYTGIQLKDFGKYILLTNFQNYVDLFAERHGVEPTSRDLAMPSATAEDITIINFSMGSPNAATIMDLISAVEPKACLFLGKCGGLKKKNKLGDFILPIAAIRGDGTSNDYMPPEVPALPAFSLQRAISSIIRSRGFDYWTGTVYTTNRRVWEHDNEFKDYLRETRAMAIEMETATIFTVGFHNEIPTGALLLISDQPMIADGVKTSKSDKLITENFAEKHLEIGIAALMEIKHNRTAVKHLRFDI
- a CDS encoding response regulator; its protein translation is MENQRETYDWSDKTVLIAEDVDDNFLFLKTFLRKTKINVLWAKDGKEAIEFCQKDDNIDIVLMDIRMPFIDGYEATRKIKEFKPDLPIIAQTAYALNSDYQKVFDAGCDEYITKPILGKILFQKMEKFIKK